GGGGATCATAACGGCGAATGGCGTCGTGGGTGATTTTGTAGTATCGCTGTGCCAGGTTGAAGAGTTCAGTCCGACCCGCTTGCGATTCCAATCGTGTGGGATCAAACATGGGTCCGCGCCAGGCCGTGTGTGGGGTTCGGACGTGAACCCAGGTCGGACAGTCCGAGTAAAAATAGCCGATTAAGTTCGGTTCGTCTCTCAGTCGCGCGCATTCGGATCTGGCGACATAATCGCACCAGTCCTCAAAGTCTTTGCTGAAGATGTCGGGATTTTTGTGCCATGCGTTCCACTGATGTGTTTCGATGAAGGGTAGCAGGTGGCAGTAGGGCATCGATAGGGCGCGATATTCTTCCAGGGTGAAGCTCGGACTGTGCGCGTGTTTTAAGATGGTTACATCCTGTACCCAGCCGACGGTGTTGAATCCCCAGGCTTTCAGGTCGAGCGATACGGATTCGCTGATCCACTTGATGCTGTTGTTGTCGTATTTTTGTTTCCAGCGGGGCAGATTTTCTGGATACAGTAGTGGGGAGGAGTCGATGTGATTCAGTCCAACCGAGAAGAAGGGCTGTCGCTCCGGTGTGAGCAAGATCCAGCGTTCTCCGGGTTTTGCGAGGGTGAAGAATCCTTCGGGGGATGTTTGTGTTGTTTCGACTGTTTCGATTACGGTATTCATTTAGACTCCTC
The window above is part of the Gemmatimonadota bacterium genome. Proteins encoded here:
- a CDS encoding agarase, which encodes MNTVIETVETTQTSPEGFFTLAKPGERWILLTPERQPFFSVGLNHIDSSPLLYPENLPRWKQKYDNNSIKWISESVSLDLKAWGFNTVGWVQDVTILKHAHSPSFTLEEYRALSMPYCHLLPFIETHQWNAWHKNPDIFSKDFEDWCDYVARSECARLRDEPNLIGYFYSDCPTWVHVRTPHTAWRGPMFDPTRLESQAGRTELFNLAQRYYKITHDAIRRYDPHHLILGDRYEALAPLPMEIVQAADPYVDVLSFQDFGDPVTHMREWHAATGKPVLWADGSRPRETIADDSGKYLDGEYHLADGKWYADALYGLLKNPGAIGAHLCGGYIRNRFRRKGLIDEQEQPDHEAISEIQKGSRVVARWLDELES